A region of Cellulophaga sp. RHA19 DNA encodes the following proteins:
- a CDS encoding SDR family oxidoreductase: MKEENTNADNALSQEEIDKCISVLEHLISNTDEIFEISKEKRTTLIKAAGQLSRPSREEFSRRKKDAKKAQKRKQDARDRNARKETGIRSAREAVVFVAPKLLPEADLSNQKELELESPRNCYVCKDLFTKLHHFYDQMCTSCGDFNYAKRFQTTELKGQVAVITGSRLKIGYHITLMLLRAGATVVATTRFPVDSALRFSKEEDFTQWGHRLKIHGLDLRHIPSVEIFCNFIEQKYENLDILINNAAQTVRRPAGFYTHLMANEEKPISDLPKYAADLLQDHVGCMQELKELTSGASPNKNMPVTWHGPEPGIGIRASAKLSQIPYSFDNSLQTSEVFPEGELDADLQQVDLRKTNSWRLKLGEIETTEMIEVQLVNSVAPFVLCNRLSEVMKKENTGKKHIINVSAMEGKFHRFFKEDRHPHTNMAKAALNMLTHTAAGSLAKDGIYINAVDTGWVTDEDPAELSKRKAELHDFQPPLDIVDGAARVMDPLIDGINTGKHWSGKFLKDYRPIDW, from the coding sequence ATTAAAGCTGCTGGTCAACTTTCTAGACCAAGTAGAGAAGAGTTTTCTCGTAGAAAAAAAGATGCTAAAAAAGCACAAAAACGTAAACAAGATGCTAGGGACCGTAATGCTCGTAAAGAAACTGGTATACGTAGTGCCCGTGAAGCTGTAGTTTTTGTTGCTCCTAAATTGTTGCCAGAGGCAGATTTATCTAACCAAAAAGAGTTGGAGTTAGAGTCGCCAAGAAACTGTTACGTTTGTAAAGATTTGTTTACTAAGCTGCATCATTTTTATGACCAAATGTGTACTAGTTGTGGAGATTTTAACTATGCCAAGCGTTTTCAAACAACAGAATTAAAAGGGCAGGTTGCAGTAATAACGGGTTCTAGATTAAAAATTGGTTATCATATTACATTAATGTTATTGCGTGCAGGTGCTACTGTAGTTGCAACAACAAGGTTTCCGGTAGATTCTGCTTTGCGTTTTTCTAAAGAAGAAGATTTTACGCAATGGGGACATCGTTTAAAAATTCACGGTTTAGATTTAAGACATATACCTAGTGTAGAAATCTTCTGTAATTTTATAGAACAAAAGTACGAGAATTTAGATATTCTTATTAATAATGCAGCGCAAACAGTACGTAGACCAGCAGGTTTTTACACGCACTTAATGGCTAATGAAGAAAAACCAATTTCAGATTTACCAAAGTATGCTGCAGATTTACTGCAAGATCATGTGGGTTGTATGCAAGAGTTAAAGGAGTTAACCTCTGGAGCATCTCCTAATAAAAATATGCCAGTTACTTGGCATGGACCAGAACCAGGTATAGGAATTAGAGCTTCTGCAAAGTTGTCTCAAATACCATATAGTTTTGATAATTCATTACAAACTTCAGAAGTTTTTCCAGAAGGAGAGTTAGATGCAGATTTGCAACAGGTAGATTTACGTAAAACAAACAGCTGGCGTTTAAAGCTTGGAGAAATTGAAACAACAGAAATGATAGAGGTGCAATTGGTAAACTCTGTTGCTCCGTTTGTATTATGCAACCGACTTTCTGAAGTTATGAAGAAAGAAAACACAGGTAAAAAGCATATTATAAATGTTTCTGCCATGGAAGGTAAATTTCATAGATTCTTTAAAGAAGATAGGCACCCGCATACCAATATGGCTAAAGCAGCCTTAAATATGCTTACACACACTGCCGCTGGTAGTTTAGCAAAAGATGGTATTTATATTAATGCTGTAGATACTGGTTGGGTTACAGATGAAGATCCGGCAGAATTATCTAAAAGAAAAGCAGAATTACACGATTTTCAGCCTCCATTAGACATTGTAGATGGTGCTGCACGTGTTATGGATCCGTTAATTGATGGTATTAATACAGGAAAACATTGGAGTGGTAAATTCTTAAAAGATTACAGACCTATAGATTGGTAG